Within Desulfobacter sp., the genomic segment CCATTTTTTTCCGGGTATAAAAGGGGTCGAAAATATGGGCGATATTTTTTTCTGACAAGGGAGGGCCGTCGTCTTTTATGCTCAGCCGTACCGTATCGGCATCCCGGCGGTCCAGCCCCAGTTCCACCCGGCTGCCCGGCCGTGCGCCGTACGCGGCATGGGTGACAAGGATTGCGATGAGCCGGGTAAGGAGGAGTTCGCTGATCGTGATAACGCCCGGGCATTCCTGGGCCCTGAAAGAAAACCGGACATGGGGGTGCTTGGCCTTCAGGGCGGCATGGGCACTGCCTGAAAAATAGGCCTCGGCCACGGGCACCGGATCAATGGGAGAGGGGGTGTAGGACTGGGGGCGGGCCAGGAAAAGAAAATTCTGGACCAGATCCGATGCCAGCACTCCGGACTCGTGGATAAAGGAGACCGGTTCTTTCAAGGGGCTGTTCTTTTCAAGTTGCATGAGCATCAGTTCGGGGTAAGAGACCAGGCCTGAAAGAATATTGTTCAGGTCATGGGCGGTCTGGGCGGCCATTTGGGCCACACGGCGGTGGGTGTCTGCCCGGGCCAGTTGAAGCTGATGCCCCAGTGCGCCTGCCAGGCATCTGAGGGCGTGGTGATGGTCCGTGTTAAATTCAAGGGGGGCGGCGGCCCCGACCCATAAAATGCCCGAAGCCCTCATCTCCGTGGTTACGGCTGCTCCCAGAAGGGCTGAGATTCCGTATTTTTCAATCAGGGGATCCGGCGGGGCCGGGCCATCATCCATGGCAACCACCGTTCCGGTTTCCGGGGGGCGGCAGAGCAGGGTGGGCGTATGTTCAATGTCCCGGGCCAGACCCTGGGGAAGATTCGATCCTGCCCGCACAAGGGGCACAGGGGGGCAGGTTTCCACATACAGGGAAAAATGTCCCTGGGTGAGGGCGCAGGCGCCGTTCAGAATGATATCTGTGTTTTTTACCGTATCAGGGCCCAGCCGGCCGAGGAGGTCGGCGGTCCGGGCCAGCAGGGTCTCCCCTTTATCCCTGCCGGTCGCAGGGGGGATGTCCCTATGTTTCATAACATCGGTAAATGACATAGGAAATTTTTATTGTGAACCCCCCATAAATTCAAGTCTTTTTTTAAAATCTTGCAATTTAAGGCCAACAATTATATACGGTTGCGAGGCCGGGGGACCGGCCGGATTTATAATTCATTCAACGCTGAATAATAGGCAATATATGGAAATTTACCAGGGAATCATACTCGGCATCCTCCAGGGGCTGACGGAATTTTTGCCGGTGAGCAGCTCCGGCCATCTGGTGCTGGGGCAGATTTATTTTAATATTACTGAAGGGGGCCTGGCCTTTGATGTGGCCGTGCACATGGGCACCGTGGCTGCGGTGGTGGTGGTTTATTTTTCCGATATCCGGGAAATGACGGCTTCCCTGCTCCGGTTTATAACGGCCCCCAATAAAAAAGAGCTGAACGCCCAGGACAAAAACCTGAATTTTGTCTGGTGCATCCTGGCCGGGTCCGTGCCCACGGCCCTGATCGGATTCGGTTTAAAAACCCTTGAGCATATTCTGTTCACCTCCTCACTGCTTGTGGGGCTGATGCTGCTGGTGACGGGAGGCGTGCTTTGGGGATCAAAAAAGTATTACCGTGAATCCGACTCCGGCGGTGCACCCCTGACCCTGAAACGGGCCCTGTTCATCGGGGTGGTCCAGGGGATGGCGGTGGTCCCGGGTATCTCCCGTTCCGGCTCCACCATTGCCGCAGGCATGTTCGCAGGGCTTGACCGGACAACGGCGGCCCGGTTTTCCTTTCTCCTGTCTGTGCCGGCCATCTGCGGGGCACAGATCATCAGTATCAAGGATGCCCTAGAAACCGGGGGGCTCATTGACCCGGCCGTCATTTGTGGTACAATCGTTTCGTTTATTGTCGGCCTTGCTGCATTGAAACTGCTGCTGAAGCTGGTTCACACCGGTAAATTTCATCTCTTTGCACCCTATTGCTGGCTGGCGGGCATTTTGGCATTGATATCGAGTTTTTAACATATAGATCCAAGAAAGAGTACGATACTTATTTATGCAGTTATCCAAACCCCAACAGGATGCCGTTAATCATACCGGCTCCCCGGCCCTTGTGGTTGCGGGAGCCGGTTCCGGTAAGACCAGAACCCTCACCGCCAAGTTTTCCCACCTCACGGCCACGGGCCACCTTCCCGAACGGATCCTGGCCATCACCTTTACCAACAAGGCCGCCCAGGAGATGAAGTCCCGGCTCATGGAGATGACCGGCATGCCGGCCATGCGGTTCGAGTGGGTGAGAACCTACCATTCCGCCTGTCTGATGATTTTGAAAAAGCATTGCGAAACCATGGGCTATACCGCCCCCCTCCAGGTCTTTTCCGTCTACCAGCAGGATAAACTGGTCAAGGAACTCTGCGTCCAGAATAATATTGAAAAGAAATTTGCCAACCGCATCCTGTCCACCATTTCCCGGGCCAAGAACTTCGGGGACCCGGCCCGGTATTTTGACCGCCACCCCGGCTTTTACAATATCAAACTGGGGGATATATACAGCCAGTACGAAGCCCGGCTGGCTGAGATGAACTGCGTGGATTTTGACAATATCCTGCTTAAGACCCGGGACCTGCTCCGGGACAATGAGGCGGTGCGCAATTGGTACCGAAATTATTTCTCCTATATCCTGGTGGATGAATACCAGGATACCAATAACCTCCAGGAGGATCTCACCGGGCTGCTGCTGGGTGGCCACCGCAACCTCTTCTGCGTGGGGGACGACTGGCAGGCCGTCTACGGGTTCCGCGGCTCCAACGTCAACCATTTTCTGGGATTTCCGGACAAGTACAAGGATGCCCAGATTTTCAGGCTGGAGGAGAATTACCGTTCCGCCGATGAAATTGTCCAGGCGGCCAACGATATGATCGACTACAACCCCGACAAGATGGACAAACGGTGCTTTTCAAAGAAAAAGGGCGGGGTGGTGGAGATCTATGATTTCATGTCCGATGCCCACGAGGCGGAATGGGCGGCCAAGCGGATACGTGCCCTGCACAAAAACGGCCAGGGTATCCCCTATGACAAGATGGCCGTGGTCTACCGGACCAAATTCTGCTCCCTGCCCTTTGAAAAGATATTCCGGGCCTTCAGGGTGCCCTACCGGCTCATGGGCTCCCAGGGCTTTTTCGAGCGCATGGAGATTCTGGATATCAACTCCTATCTCTCCGCCGCCTATTTCCCGGGGGACGATCTCTCCTTTGAACGCATCGTCAACACCCCCAAGCGGGGCATCGGCCCCACCATGATAAAGAAAATCGCGGCCATGCGCACCAACGGTCAGAGTCTCCAGGACGCGGCCCGCACCATGGTGAAAGAGCGGGTGCTCACCAAAAAGGTCCATGAAAACCTATCCGGGGTGCTGGATCTTCTGGACACCATCCATGATATGGCCCCGGCCATGGCCATGGAGACGGTCCTGGACCGGACCGGGTATTACGATTATCTGGAAAAGAAAACTAAAACCTACGAGGAGTTCATTTCCAAAAAGGAGAATATCGAACAGCTCGTCTATACGGCCAGGTCCAAGGATACCATGCTGGAATACCTGGAGGAGGCCGCCCTGATCCGGGAGGACAAGGAGGAGGATGACACCGATGAAAGCAAAGTCGCCCTGCTGACCATCCATTCGGCCAAGGGGCTGGAGTTCGACACCGTATTCATCGTGGGGTGTGAGGAACGGCTCTTTCCCCACTGGCGGTCCATTGACGAGGGGGACAAGGCCCTGTTCGAGGAGCGGCGGCTGATGTACGTGGCCATGACAAGGGCCGAGCGGTTTCTTTACCTCACCCACGCCAACTACCGGAAGGGGGAGTTTGCCACCCGGAGCCGGTTCATCGACCAGATCAGGGAATGCCTGGCCTGACCGGGCCAAGGGTGACATGGATCTTTTTTATGCCATAAAAGAACCCATTTCCCAGGCGGCAGCCAAAATCCTGGGCCGGGGCCACAGAATTATCCCTTCTGCCCATAAGGGCATATTCGTCACCCTGTTCTTTATCATATTTGCCACGGTCACCGGGGTGGGCATCGTGGTGCCCCTGCTGCCCCTCTACGCCCACGACCTGGGGGCAGCCGGCATCTATGTGGCCATGATTTTCGGCGCCTTTTCCATTTCCAGAACCTTTCTGCTGCCGGTGTTCGGCAGGATATCCGACCGGAAGGGGCGCAAGCCCTTTATCATGGCCGGGCTGGTGACCTATGCCCTGGTCTCCCTGGCCTTTGTCAGGTCGACCACCGTGGAGGGGCTGATTTTCATCCGGTTCATCCAGGGGGCCGGCTCCGCCATGATCATGCCCGTGGTCCAGGCCTATGTGGGGGAGATCACCCCGGAAGGCACCGAGGGGTGGTCCATGGGGCTGTTCAACCTTTCCATGTTTTTGAGCCTCTCCCTGGGGCCCTTTATCGGCGGGACGGTCCTGGACCTCTGGTCCATGGACGGGGCCTTTTACTGCATGACAGGGCTTTCCCTTGCCGGGCTGGTGCTCTGCCTGGTGTTCCTGCCCCCCCTATCCCAGGAAAAGATCCGCATGGGCCGCCACCGGGAACCGGTCCCCTTTGCCATGCTGGTCCGGGACCGGGAACTGGGCGGGCTGGTGGCGTTCAGGTATGCCTACACGGCATGTATCGGTATAATCTGGTGTTTTATGCCCCTGTATGCGGGCACGGCATTTGGATTTTCAGGATCCCGGATCGGCCTGCTGGTCATGGTGGGGGTCTTTGTTTCCGGGGTGCT encodes:
- a CDS encoding MFS transporter yields the protein MDLFYAIKEPISQAAAKILGRGHRIIPSAHKGIFVTLFFIIFATVTGVGIVVPLLPLYAHDLGAAGIYVAMIFGAFSISRTFLLPVFGRISDRKGRKPFIMAGLVTYALVSLAFVRSTTVEGLIFIRFIQGAGSAMIMPVVQAYVGEITPEGTEGWSMGLFNLSMFLSLSLGPFIGGTVLDLWSMDGAFYCMTGLSLAGLVLCLVFLPPLSQEKIRMGRHREPVPFAMLVRDRELGGLVAFRYAYTACIGIIWCFMPLYAGTAFGFSGSRIGLLVMVGVFVSGVLQLPMGYVADRFDKKSMVVLGGGLSAVGILCPFWAASFNHLLASVFVFGLGGGIAMPAISAMAVVKGDEKKAMGSVMSVMTVAHSLGMFTGSILAGLSMDFFSLAYAFPCGSAIMILGTLVFPVLYRSPSGRIG
- a CDS encoding ATP-dependent helicase, whose amino-acid sequence is MQLSKPQQDAVNHTGSPALVVAGAGSGKTRTLTAKFSHLTATGHLPERILAITFTNKAAQEMKSRLMEMTGMPAMRFEWVRTYHSACLMILKKHCETMGYTAPLQVFSVYQQDKLVKELCVQNNIEKKFANRILSTISRAKNFGDPARYFDRHPGFYNIKLGDIYSQYEARLAEMNCVDFDNILLKTRDLLRDNEAVRNWYRNYFSYILVDEYQDTNNLQEDLTGLLLGGHRNLFCVGDDWQAVYGFRGSNVNHFLGFPDKYKDAQIFRLEENYRSADEIVQAANDMIDYNPDKMDKRCFSKKKGGVVEIYDFMSDAHEAEWAAKRIRALHKNGQGIPYDKMAVVYRTKFCSLPFEKIFRAFRVPYRLMGSQGFFERMEILDINSYLSAAYFPGDDLSFERIVNTPKRGIGPTMIKKIAAMRTNGQSLQDAARTMVKERVLTKKVHENLSGVLDLLDTIHDMAPAMAMETVLDRTGYYDYLEKKTKTYEEFISKKENIEQLVYTARSKDTMLEYLEEAALIREDKEEDDTDESKVALLTIHSAKGLEFDTVFIVGCEERLFPHWRSIDEGDKALFEERRLMYVAMTRAERFLYLTHANYRKGEFATRSRFIDQIRECLA
- a CDS encoding undecaprenyl-diphosphate phosphatase, coding for MEIYQGIILGILQGLTEFLPVSSSGHLVLGQIYFNITEGGLAFDVAVHMGTVAAVVVVYFSDIREMTASLLRFITAPNKKELNAQDKNLNFVWCILAGSVPTALIGFGLKTLEHILFTSSLLVGLMLLVTGGVLWGSKKYYRESDSGGAPLTLKRALFIGVVQGMAVVPGISRSGSTIAAGMFAGLDRTTAARFSFLLSVPAICGAQIISIKDALETGGLIDPAVICGTIVSFIVGLAALKLLLKLVHTGKFHLFAPYCWLAGILALISSF
- a CDS encoding HAMP domain-containing histidine kinase — translated: MKHRDIPPATGRDKGETLLARTADLLGRLGPDTVKNTDIILNGACALTQGHFSLYVETCPPVPLVRAGSNLPQGLARDIEHTPTLLCRPPETGTVVAMDDGPAPPDPLIEKYGISALLGAAVTTEMRASGILWVGAAAPLEFNTDHHHALRCLAGALGHQLQLARADTHRRVAQMAAQTAHDLNNILSGLVSYPELMLMQLEKNSPLKEPVSFIHESGVLASDLVQNFLFLARPQSYTPSPIDPVPVAEAYFSGSAHAALKAKHPHVRFSFRAQECPGVITISELLLTRLIAILVTHAAYGARPGSRVELGLDRRDADTVRLSIKDDGPPLSEKNIAHIFDPFYTRKKMGRPGSGLGLAVVRKIVKDHGGKITIESCAEKGNLTEIHFPVPSTPAGQGAP